The segment CGATCTTCCACTTTCTCCCCTTTCCCTTCGCGGCTAATACTCGAAGCTTTATCTCCAAAAACTGCCAAAACAGGTTGCTGAATCTTTGTCATTCTGTCTGTGTAATCCTGCCGCCAAAAGCTCGATAAAAACGCAAACACCGCATGACGACTTTCTAAATCGTCTGATCCTTGTTTCAACGTCGATAGCCATTCAGAATCAACTTGAGTTTCATCCGCAAACAGTTGGCGAATCGAAAATCGTCTTAGGAATTCAGTGCGACGAGCATAGCGATAAAAGGCATTTCCAAACGGAGAATCGAACAGATTCCAGGCGATTCGATGGGAGGTTTCTGAAGTGTCTCGACTTAACAGCGACATTGCAGGAGAACCGCTCAGCACGATCGCTTTAACAAGATCCGGTTCGATATTGGCAAGCTCGATCGCGACTGGAGATAGCGCTCCTTGAGCAACCACGATCGCAGGCGTTTTGATCACGGTTTGCAAAAAGAATTGCAGTTGACGTGCCCAATCGATCGGCGCATAAGCAATTCGCGGCATATCAGAGTCGCCACAGCCGAGTAAATCAGGGTTGTAAATCGGATTCGGTCGCCAGGAATTGATGAATCGTTGCCAGAACTGACGCGAAAGACCAACCCCGATTGGATGAATTAACAGCAGCGGAACACCCTGACCTTCGTGAAAGTCATAGGCGCATCGATACTGATTCCATTGATAAAACTGGGTTTTGTTAAGTTGCTTCATCTCTCCACTTTAAAGGGAAATTCAGCATGAATTTGCCAGCGTTGCCCATCGTGTTTAAGTAGTGTCAGATGAGTCGCGTCAAATTCAAAATGTAACGGTTGCGCTTTAAATTCTTTCCAGGCAAGTTTAAAATTCTCTGGGGTTAGATCGCGAAATGCGACCGTCATATGGGGTGCATAGGGACGGGAGTTCTCTCTGGGATCACTAAGTTCGATTGAGGTTTCTAGGTGCTCAATCAACTTTTGATGGAGATTTAAGAGCGCATCAGAGCGATCGACATGAATAAAAATCACACGCGGTGGAAAAGCCCCGAAGCCATCTAGTGTAATAGAAATAGCAGGGTGTTTCGTCGTAAAAGTAGCAAGAGATTCAGTCAGTATATCTAAGCGCTGATGTCTCCATTTAAATGGGGGAAATAGCGTGATATGCGGAGGTGAGTTGAAAGCATGACGACTGTCATAGTACTGATCAAAATGGCATTTAACTTCGGTAGCATAGTTTTGAATTGCTTGTGGGGGTAGCAACGCAATGAAAAATAAGTGCTCTGCGTTCATAAGCTGCTCTACTTAGGAAAAAACTGACTCACGCCCCTTAAAGTCACGTAAAAACTTTACTCCACTGCTGTCGCGATCTTAAGCTACAGCATAGGTTCCCTTTGACAAAAATGATAGAGGAAAGCGGTCAATGCCTTGGTTCGTCAAAATTGAAGAAGGAATTGTCGATAAAGCGACATTTGATCGGTACGTGCCAGCCCATAAAGCATTTGTAAAAGATTTGATTGCGAAGGGCTATGAGGCAAAGACCGGGTATTGGGGTTGTTTTGGCGGTGGAATGTTGATGTTTAAGGCAAAATCGATGGATGAAGCCGAAAAAATCATTCTTGAAGATCCGCTGATTCGCAATCACTGTGTCCATTACAAGCTGTATGAATGGAAGGTGGTCGTGGAATAACTTCAGAATTTGTCATCGGTCTGTCACAGAGAGTGCTATGCTAGTAAATGACTCGGATCTATGCGATCGTAACGCCCAAACTTTGTCAGGACCGGAAGGTAGCAGCAATACGGGATGCTTATGGTAGGCGTAGTCTCCGGGTCACCTTCGTTTTAAAGGGTCGGTTCTCTTCACCTCGACTCGTCGGATTTTTCACTCTGGGCAATCGGTAGAATTCTGCGTATCTTGGAGGTAACGAGTACCAGGAGCACGATTGTTATGGGTTTGGGAGATATTGTACAAAAAGCGATGTATTTAGGGATTGGAGTTGCTTCCTACGCGGGTGAGAAAGCTGGCGAGAAGTTGACCGAACTGCGATCGCAGGTGCAAAAGTTGGCGGATGAGATGGTGGCACGCGGCGAGATGAGTTCAGAAGAGGCGCGCCGTTTTGTCGATGAGATGGTGCAGCGAGCGCAACAACCTAGTGTGTCTGCTCCAACTTCAGAGAGTGAAAAGCCGACTGAGCCGCGCAAAATCGAGATTTTAGATGATGATGAGCCTGCACCCACGCAGACGACAACAACAGTCGATGAGATGCGTCAACAGGTTGCAGATTTACAGGAAGAATTGCGGCGATTGAAGAAGAATTAGAGTAGGGTTCCTAGTCATCAGCAATTTTGGATTGGGGAGGGGGAGAGAATGCAAACTTAGATGGCTCCCCCTCTCCCTATCAATCGTGGTGAATTAGTAGAGATTTCTGAACACTCTACTTTTTGAAAGCCTTATTTTTTGACAGTGGTGGCAAAATCTTCAAACCAGCCTTTGCGTTTGAAATAGAAGACTAGCGCGATCGCGATCGACAACATGACTGCCCAGCAGACCGGATATCCCCAATACCAATTCAATTCGGGCATATTTAACGGCGACTTCTCCGGATTGAAATTCATTCCATAAACGCCAGCTACAAACGTCAAGGGAATGAAAATGGTTGAAATTACAGTGAGCACTTTCATGATTTCATTCATTCGATTGCTGACTGAGGAAAGATACAC is part of the Leptolyngbya boryana PCC 6306 genome and harbors:
- a CDS encoding phasin family protein → MGLGDIVQKAMYLGIGVASYAGEKAGEKLTELRSQVQKLADEMVARGEMSSEEARRFVDEMVQRAQQPSVSAPTSESEKPTEPRKIEILDDDEPAPTQTTTTVDEMRQQVADLQEELRRLKKN
- a CDS encoding YciI family protein, which gives rise to MPWFVKIEEGIVDKATFDRYVPAHKAFVKDLIAKGYEAKTGYWGCFGGGMLMFKAKSMDEAEKIILEDPLIRNHCVHYKLYEWKVVVE
- a CDS encoding alpha/beta fold hydrolase, with protein sequence MKQLNKTQFYQWNQYRCAYDFHEGQGVPLLLIHPIGVGLSRQFWQRFINSWRPNPIYNPDLLGCGDSDMPRIAYAPIDWARQLQFFLQTVIKTPAIVVAQGALSPVAIELANIEPDLVKAIVLSGSPAMSLLSRDTSETSHRIAWNLFDSPFGNAFYRYARRTEFLRRFSIRQLFADETQVDSEWLSTLKQGSDDLESRHAVFAFLSSFWRQDYTDRMTKIQQPVLAVFGDKASSISREGKGEKVEDRLTDYLEHFPNSEGVIIPGRNVLPYESTQEFVDSIAGFVRSHSERSE
- a CDS encoding 2'-5' RNA ligase family protein — its product is MNAEHLFFIALLPPQAIQNYATEVKCHFDQYYDSRHAFNSPPHITLFPPFKWRHQRLDILTESLATFTTKHPAISITLDGFGAFPPRVIFIHVDRSDALLNLHQKLIEHLETSIELSDPRENSRPYAPHMTVAFRDLTPENFKLAWKEFKAQPLHFEFDATHLTLLKHDGQRWQIHAEFPFKVER